The proteins below come from a single Saccharophagus degradans 2-40 genomic window:
- the lptE gene encoding LPS assembly lipoprotein LptE: MKHCKLIRYRLLCVVALVGLTLSACGWQIRGSENIASNANFEGNALSVKFMQRNPALMQVLHNTVRSNQLAINSDASTKLVIERERLEKQSLAVTETGVAAQYQLILTIHYHVKTADKTLVPSNQISSWRSYDFDAKQIAAKSQEEQALLLEMREELVNRMLLAISDSEN; this comes from the coding sequence ATGAAACACTGCAAACTAATTCGTTACCGCTTGCTTTGCGTTGTAGCATTAGTGGGCTTAACCCTAAGCGCCTGCGGCTGGCAAATACGCGGCAGCGAAAATATTGCCAGCAACGCCAATTTTGAAGGCAATGCGCTAAGCGTTAAATTTATGCAGCGCAACCCAGCGCTAATGCAAGTGTTGCACAATACTGTGCGCAGCAACCAACTGGCAATAAATAGCGATGCCAGCACTAAACTGGTTATAGAGCGCGAGCGCCTAGAGAAACAATCCCTAGCGGTAACCGAAACTGGCGTTGCCGCCCAATACCAACTTATTCTTACTATTCACTACCACGTGAAAACGGCCGACAAAACGCTGGTACCCTCCAACCAAATATCTAGCTGGCGCAGCTACGACTTCGACGCCAAGCAAATTGCCGCCAAGTCGCAAGAAGAACAAGCCCTTTTACTAGAAATGCGTGAAGAGCTGGTAAACCGAATGTTGCTGGCCATAAGCGATAGCGAAAACTAA
- a CDS encoding putative bifunctional diguanylate cyclase/phosphodiesterase → MPKTNPPSLASRASLHGGLAFEFDFPSASLEVLAGKMPALMALATTEGALIFSNGHFELLDGAGDTVESDTEAGLFPAPLRLSLTKQANPHDTVFMQALRYLDGSEHIYEIHRFKVPAVEEGRTELICTLGVCQTSPTNTSPPQFDPLTGLANRAQLYEQLRRAIDYGRVHRECVTVMMLNIDRFKNINDSLGVGAGDDVLIQISEILRNVLRDNDTVARLGSDEFILLLDKVDNPHHITKIADKILNAIGQPLNICGHEITCTASLGVSQFPIHGDSIDLLLKHADEAMARAKSEGKNRYKIYTAQMSERTVDALLMENDLRRALEQDEFILFYQPQVHLRTGKIIGLEALIRWQHKTKGVISPLDFIPLAEETGLIEEVGAWVLAHACERFHHWLKQGLSLGKVAVNLSARQFRQAHFAETVVEALNKSKLPPQYLELEITESLTMQDTDEVLQTLGYLNKLGLSIAIDDFGTGYSSLSYLKKFPVNKLKIDRTFIHDVGSELDDGAIAKSIIDLAHNMSMLVVAEGVERLGQSRWLYDQGCDQVQGYYFCKPLSENELLKLLYSEKVFRDSNGDCFIV, encoded by the coding sequence ATGCCAAAAACTAACCCTCCATCACTAGCCAGTCGCGCAAGCTTGCACGGTGGTTTAGCGTTTGAATTCGACTTTCCCAGTGCCTCGTTAGAAGTGCTTGCGGGTAAAATGCCCGCTTTAATGGCACTGGCTACTACAGAAGGGGCGCTAATCTTCTCCAATGGCCATTTTGAATTGCTAGATGGAGCTGGGGATACGGTTGAGAGTGATACTGAGGCCGGCTTGTTCCCTGCGCCTTTACGTCTCTCGCTAACTAAACAAGCCAACCCTCACGATACTGTTTTTATGCAAGCGCTGCGTTATTTAGACGGCAGCGAGCACATCTATGAAATACACCGCTTTAAAGTGCCAGCAGTAGAAGAGGGGCGCACCGAGCTTATTTGTACGCTTGGGGTTTGCCAAACTTCCCCCACCAATACTTCACCCCCGCAATTTGACCCGTTAACCGGCTTGGCTAATCGCGCGCAGTTGTATGAACAGTTACGCCGAGCCATAGATTACGGCCGTGTGCATCGCGAGTGCGTAACGGTGATGATGCTGAATATTGATCGTTTTAAAAATATAAACGATAGCTTAGGTGTGGGTGCCGGCGACGATGTGCTAATTCAAATATCTGAAATATTGCGCAATGTATTGCGTGATAACGACACCGTAGCCCGCTTGGGTAGCGATGAATTTATTTTGCTGTTAGATAAGGTGGATAACCCTCATCACATAACCAAAATTGCAGATAAAATTTTAAACGCTATTGGTCAGCCGTTAAATATTTGCGGTCACGAAATTACCTGTACCGCAAGCTTGGGGGTAAGTCAGTTTCCTATTCATGGCGACTCAATCGATTTGCTGCTTAAGCACGCCGATGAAGCCATGGCGCGAGCAAAAAGCGAAGGTAAAAATCGCTATAAAATTTATACCGCACAAATGAGCGAGCGCACAGTCGATGCCCTGCTAATGGAAAACGATTTGCGTCGCGCACTAGAGCAAGATGAATTTATTTTGTTTTATCAGCCGCAGGTACATTTGCGCACTGGCAAAATTATTGGGCTAGAGGCACTTATTCGCTGGCAGCATAAAACTAAGGGCGTTATTTCGCCGTTAGATTTTATTCCACTAGCAGAAGAAACAGGTTTAATCGAAGAGGTGGGTGCATGGGTGCTTGCTCATGCTTGTGAACGTTTTCATCACTGGTTAAAGCAGGGGTTGAGTTTAGGTAAGGTGGCAGTGAACTTATCGGCACGTCAATTTAGGCAAGCCCACTTTGCCGAAACGGTAGTAGAGGCGTTAAATAAAAGTAAACTTCCTCCGCAATATTTAGAGCTGGAAATAACCGAAAGCCTAACTATGCAAGATACCGACGAGGTGTTGCAAACGCTGGGCTATCTAAATAAGTTAGGGCTTTCTATTGCTATTGATGATTTTGGTACTGGCTATTCTTCTTTATCCTACCTTAAAAAATTCCCTGTAAATAAATTGAAAATAGACCGCACATTTATTCACGACGTGGGTTCCGAGCTAGACGATGGCGCTATCGCCAAATCGATTATCGACCTTGCTCATAATATGTCTATGCTTGTAGTAGCAGAGGGCGTAGAGCGCTTAGGGCAATCTCGCTGGTTGTACGATCAAGGTTGTGATCAAGTGCAGGGCTATTATTTTTGCAAACCCCTCAGTGAAAATGAACTGTTAAAGCTGCTCTATAGTGAAAAAGTATTTAGAGATAGTAATGGCGATTGTTTTATTGTTTAG
- a CDS encoding site-2 protease family protein translates to MKCCVIDVSGQEFILYFNDDMALCDVRANGITCAISQDATSGEISVHLNEHGVIKLVLQAVVGDETAVGYRAYLSDAFVGQGAASLQDVDASMLQAQVLAAPQSTGVATSRSQGKWLAIAGIGFKLLKTVKVVKVALLAASVGVYSVIFTPQFAVALVAILMFHEYGHIRGMKKFGIPTKGIYLIPFFGGMAIGEKHKSQWQDVYISMMGPVYGLIMTVVFYLIYSFTGSHFAGLVASISALLNLFNLLPVHPLDGGRVIKALVFSYRNYWALLILLTLSAGCAVLSAMFGFYFLVFFIVLGVIDTLSGWRVGLEQDVTPLTPYGILFSLGWYFLVVGLFLAMIVLIALDGLPGAEIATKVLSS, encoded by the coding sequence ATGAAGTGTTGTGTCATCGATGTATCTGGTCAAGAGTTTATCCTGTATTTTAATGACGATATGGCACTGTGCGATGTGCGTGCAAACGGCATTACTTGTGCAATATCTCAAGATGCGACGAGCGGCGAAATAAGTGTGCACCTTAACGAGCACGGTGTAATTAAGCTTGTGCTGCAAGCTGTTGTAGGTGATGAAACTGCCGTGGGCTATCGTGCTTATTTGAGCGATGCGTTTGTGGGTCAGGGGGCGGCCAGCTTGCAAGACGTTGACGCTTCCATGTTGCAAGCGCAGGTATTAGCTGCGCCGCAATCAACAGGTGTAGCTACGTCGCGATCACAAGGTAAGTGGTTAGCTATTGCCGGCATTGGTTTTAAGCTGCTTAAAACGGTAAAGGTTGTAAAGGTGGCTTTGTTAGCTGCATCTGTTGGGGTGTACAGCGTAATCTTCACGCCTCAATTTGCTGTGGCATTGGTGGCCATTCTTATGTTCCATGAATATGGCCATATTCGCGGTATGAAAAAGTTTGGCATACCCACCAAAGGTATTTATTTAATTCCGTTTTTTGGTGGTATGGCGATTGGCGAAAAGCACAAGTCTCAATGGCAAGATGTTTATATCTCTATGATGGGCCCTGTATATGGTTTAATTATGACAGTGGTCTTTTACCTTATTTACTCGTTTACAGGCAGCCACTTCGCCGGTTTAGTCGCCTCTATTAGCGCGCTATTAAACCTGTTTAATTTGCTGCCGGTGCACCCGCTAGATGGTGGTCGAGTAATTAAAGCGCTTGTTTTCTCGTACAGAAATTATTGGGCACTGTTAATATTGCTTACCCTTTCTGCCGGCTGTGCAGTATTAAGTGCAATGTTTGGGTTTTATTTTTTGGTGTTTTTTATTGTGTTGGGCGTTATAGATACCTTGTCCGGTTGGCGAGTCGGGTTGGAGCAAGATGTAACCCCGCTTACCCCTTACGGTATTTTGTTTAGTTTGGGGTGGTACTTTTTAGTGGTGGGTTTATTTTTGGCTATGATTGTTTTAATTGCTCTAGATGGTTTACCCGGGGCCGAAATTGCTACAAAAGTGTTGTCATCGTAA
- the holA gene encoding DNA polymerase III subunit delta, whose translation MARINADQLASHIKNALPPVILITGDEALVVQESCDAVRAAARKQGFTERELHHTDAGFSWDQLLQSANSLSLFSEKKIIEIRVTNGKPGDAGSKALVELCQKPSADTLILLVFPKIDKRAQNSKWFKALEAIGCIVTVWPVGMPQLPRWIDQRLKAAGLRADSAAIDILAAKVEGNLLAAAQEIEKLKLVATNELIDSQLMTSAVMESARYDVFGLLDKALLGDAQAASRTLLGLKGEGTEPTVILWALTREARILASIKEATDAGEHFGQAAKRNGVWDKRQRLVQQALSQQSAKKLHMLLRKCALADRTIKGMSRGDAWAILLDITLSLAGVDSFTPRTQRAMIR comes from the coding sequence ATGGCCCGCATCAACGCAGACCAACTCGCCAGCCATATCAAAAACGCCCTGCCACCCGTTATTTTAATTACCGGTGACGAAGCCCTAGTGGTACAAGAAAGCTGCGATGCAGTGCGCGCCGCCGCACGCAAACAAGGCTTTACCGAGCGCGAGTTACACCACACCGATGCAGGGTTTTCGTGGGATCAATTATTACAAAGCGCCAACAGCTTAAGCCTGTTTTCTGAAAAGAAAATAATTGAAATACGCGTTACCAACGGCAAGCCCGGCGATGCGGGCAGTAAAGCGTTGGTTGAGCTGTGCCAAAAACCAAGCGCAGACACTCTCATACTATTGGTATTCCCCAAAATAGATAAGCGCGCGCAAAACAGTAAATGGTTTAAGGCGTTAGAAGCTATTGGCTGTATTGTTACCGTATGGCCTGTTGGGATGCCGCAACTACCACGCTGGATAGATCAACGCTTAAAAGCTGCAGGGCTGCGCGCAGATTCCGCTGCCATAGATATTCTAGCCGCCAAAGTAGAAGGCAACCTACTTGCCGCCGCACAAGAAATTGAAAAACTTAAATTAGTTGCAACCAACGAGCTTATAGATAGCCAATTAATGACCTCCGCGGTAATGGAGTCGGCGCGCTACGACGTATTTGGTTTGTTAGATAAAGCCCTGCTGGGCGATGCGCAAGCGGCAAGCCGCACTCTACTTGGGCTAAAAGGTGAAGGCACCGAACCTACCGTTATTTTGTGGGCCCTTACTCGCGAAGCGCGCATTTTAGCCAGCATTAAAGAAGCCACCGACGCGGGTGAGCACTTCGGCCAAGCGGCAAAACGCAATGGAGTGTGGGACAAGCGCCAGCGTTTAGTACAACAAGCATTAAGCCAGCAATCGGCAAAAAAATTACATATGCTACTGCGTAAATGCGCCCTTGCTGATCGCACTATTAAAGGTATGTCGCGCGGCGATGCTTGGGCAATATTGCTAGATATTACCTTGAGTTTAGCGGGGGTAGATAGCTTTACTCCACGCACCCAACGGGCAATGATCCGCTAA
- a CDS encoding EAL domain-containing protein, whose amino-acid sequence MQIPSKLALPIGFIAFYCIGLTLFGWANYTTHFQTLLDHADQKLALAATASDRLLPAKLHSAPLVQHMSRAEEEAIAKTLTSFAQEMQLAYVYTLVQHQGKLRFTSSSAAPGEFESKQYKLIYWSEYDDASPQINKAIQTLKPTSAEYTDQWGSFRSYFLPRIAEDGTVYIVGADLDISAVHALAMESMQRAVANGVLLTILCLPFILIARRNFLANIALREQAYFKDPLTHLPNKNQLEKDLATCFHPHLVMLNIDRFYYVTSSYGQAFGNMLLCEFAYNLANYTHPSLKNMRVYHIHNDEFAVLVDQHFHNEQNLHVFNDFYNCVSQTQYRMPDGNMIALDLHIGVTAELDDPLELAQLALRKAQETNTSIIFYNSTESLPESYLSNIKKIQLIKDSFENNRVIAYFHPIVDARTGNIEKYEVLSRIVDDAGKVIMLPDEFVPLMQRSRNYGLLTLSMLQQAIDISRVEKVELSINFSTHDIIDPELANKIVKLVSQSGIAKQLHFELLETDSLVDEKSLSQFIMRLKRLGCRVGLDDLGKAYSNFDRLMSLPIDFVKIDRGVMARLEQDTDAQEITQKIVQFARTKKITTVAEYCYTPEVCRLAANLGIDYLQGHWLAEPEAHINRKVRAF is encoded by the coding sequence ATGCAGATCCCGTCAAAACTGGCTCTTCCTATTGGATTTATTGCTTTTTATTGTATTGGTTTAACGCTGTTCGGTTGGGCCAACTACACAACTCATTTTCAAACTCTGCTAGATCATGCAGACCAAAAGCTCGCCCTAGCGGCAACGGCTAGCGACAGGCTATTACCCGCGAAGCTACACAGCGCTCCACTAGTGCAACATATGTCGCGTGCCGAAGAAGAAGCAATAGCCAAAACCCTCACAAGCTTTGCGCAAGAAATGCAGCTTGCCTACGTTTACACCCTAGTACAACACCAAGGCAAACTGCGATTCACAAGCTCGAGCGCAGCGCCAGGAGAGTTTGAAAGCAAACAGTACAAGCTTATATACTGGAGCGAATACGACGATGCCAGCCCTCAAATTAATAAGGCGATACAAACCTTAAAGCCAACCAGCGCAGAATATACCGACCAATGGGGGTCTTTCCGCTCGTATTTTTTACCGCGCATAGCCGAAGACGGTACGGTATACATAGTGGGCGCAGATTTAGATATTTCTGCAGTACATGCACTGGCAATGGAAAGCATGCAACGCGCTGTGGCGAATGGTGTATTGCTTACCATTTTATGCTTGCCCTTTATTTTAATTGCCCGACGTAATTTTTTAGCAAATATCGCCCTGCGCGAGCAGGCATACTTTAAAGATCCGCTCACACACTTACCAAACAAAAATCAATTAGAGAAAGACCTTGCCACCTGCTTTCACCCTCATTTAGTAATGCTAAATATCGATCGATTTTATTACGTTACTAGCTCTTATGGACAAGCCTTTGGCAATATGCTGCTGTGCGAGTTTGCCTACAACCTTGCCAATTACACCCACCCTTCACTTAAAAATATGCGCGTTTATCATATTCACAACGATGAGTTCGCGGTACTTGTTGATCAGCACTTTCATAACGAGCAAAACCTACACGTTTTTAACGACTTTTATAACTGTGTAAGCCAAACCCAATATCGCATGCCAGACGGCAACATGATTGCTTTGGATTTGCATATTGGTGTTACCGCAGAACTGGACGACCCTTTGGAGCTAGCTCAGCTCGCATTGCGCAAAGCCCAAGAAACCAACACCAGTATTATTTTTTACAATTCGACAGAATCTCTACCAGAAAGCTACCTGAGCAATATTAAAAAAATACAGCTAATAAAAGACAGTTTCGAAAACAACCGTGTAATAGCTTATTTTCACCCCATTGTGGATGCACGCACTGGCAATATAGAAAAATACGAAGTACTGAGCCGAATAGTCGATGACGCGGGGAAAGTAATAATGCTGCCCGATGAGTTTGTTCCACTTATGCAGCGCTCGCGCAACTACGGCCTACTTACCTTAAGCATGCTGCAGCAAGCTATAGACATATCCCGCGTAGAAAAAGTCGAGCTCTCTATTAATTTTTCTACCCACGACATTATCGACCCAGAGCTGGCAAATAAAATTGTCAAATTAGTATCTCAATCTGGTATTGCTAAACAACTGCATTTTGAACTTTTGGAAACCGACAGTTTGGTAGACGAGAAAAGCCTAAGCCAATTTATAATGCGTTTAAAAAGGCTAGGCTGCCGAGTAGGGCTTGATGACTTAGGCAAAGCTTACTCCAATTTCGACAGACTAATGTCTCTACCCATAGACTTTGTGAAAATTGACCGAGGGGTAATGGCACGCTTAGAGCAAGATACCGATGCACAGGAAATTACCCAAAAAATAGTGCAGTTTGCACGCACCAAAAAAATTACAACGGTTGCCGAATATTGCTACACCCCAGAAGTGTGCAGGCTTGCAGCAAATTTGGGCATAGACTACCTACAAGGCCACTGGCTGGCAGAGCCAGAAGCACACATTAACCGCAAGGTGAGAGCCTTTTAG
- a CDS encoding DM13 domain-containing protein, with translation MPPSNETIIETETETETETETETELLTGTFKLNATTHVSGLYYISGDNTGYTSANGRFSYQQNDDIQFFIGDIALPNTLAQATIDTVLLAGNSDPANTVTANITRLLIALDADQNPNNGIEITTATHQVAEQITLNFASSTFTSDSASLVASAGGVLPSKVAALENIAIALGADTSCGSSHEKIGTSAEFNTFAYGVAGTVTVVNDCTLLFTRFSYTGGGLPDVYFYTGPNGNFNQGSGFGPNLYGQTFETTTHIQTISSSALNELDAISVWCVQAGVDFGSGVFN, from the coding sequence ATGCCCCCTTCAAACGAAACGATAATCGAGACCGAGACCGAGACCGAGACCGAGACCGAGACCGAGACCGAATTATTAACTGGCACATTTAAATTAAATGCAACCACCCATGTAAGCGGGCTTTATTATATAAGCGGCGACAATACGGGTTACACCAGCGCCAACGGCAGGTTTAGCTACCAACAAAATGATGACATTCAATTTTTTATAGGCGATATAGCCCTGCCAAACACTCTTGCGCAAGCAACAATAGATACCGTTTTATTAGCAGGCAATAGCGACCCCGCTAACACGGTAACGGCAAATATTACGCGTTTATTAATTGCCTTAGATGCAGATCAAAACCCAAATAATGGCATTGAAATTACCACCGCCACCCACCAAGTAGCAGAGCAAATAACACTAAACTTTGCTAGCTCAACATTTACTAGCGATAGCGCCAGCCTAGTGGCCAGCGCGGGCGGTGTACTCCCCAGCAAAGTTGCAGCCTTAGAAAATATCGCCATTGCACTTGGCGCAGATACTAGCTGTGGCAGCAGCCACGAAAAAATTGGAACCAGCGCAGAATTTAACACTTTCGCCTATGGCGTGGCGGGTACCGTAACCGTAGTAAACGATTGCACATTATTATTCACCCGCTTTAGCTATACCGGCGGTGGCTTGCCAGACGTATACTTTTACACCGGCCCCAACGGCAACTTTAACCAAGGCAGCGGCTTCGGCCCCAACCTTTACGGCCAAACCTTCGAAACCACAACCCACATCCAAACCATCTCCTCCAGCGCACTTAACGAACTAGACGCAATAAGCGTATGGTGCGTACAAGCCGGCGTAGATTTCGGCTCAGGAGTTTTTAATTAA
- a CDS encoding EAL domain-containing response regulator translates to MDARLHVLIVDDAVDICQSLEMQLLDYGVFKASWCLSGEEALALIEKQPAKYDAIFIDLHMPGMDGLELMHRLSEMQYAGGVVIISALGARAINLTLEAVSNYHLRLLGSLEKPFDESLVAFMVRRIKNSMPNVSSQVPLLRRKDVLEALRARQMVNYYQPQVSSIDNRVVGFECLARLNLNGEGLIGANRFIAVAERFQLMDLILDCQMENLGQDLANLKDLVGNDCRFSINLSAQQLYNDTLPEYLADLAENYAVPLDCLRLEVPENQAIMEDKQLKNIHRLSINGFNLSLDNYGQGYANLRQITRMPFSAVKLNAQMTEGIHNDKIMRLIVESIRLQTQIAGIELVALGVVQPEDLLALADINVDAYQGRLFCPSKSAEELQAWVPSWYESQTIRPWC, encoded by the coding sequence ATGGATGCAAGGTTACACGTATTAATCGTAGATGACGCGGTTGATATTTGTCAGTCGCTCGAAATGCAGTTGTTGGACTACGGTGTGTTCAAGGCAAGCTGGTGCTTAAGTGGTGAGGAAGCGCTAGCGCTAATAGAGAAACAACCAGCAAAGTACGATGCAATCTTTATAGACTTACATATGCCAGGAATGGACGGTTTGGAGTTGATGCACCGTCTGAGTGAAATGCAGTACGCAGGTGGCGTTGTTATTATTTCTGCCCTTGGTGCGCGCGCTATCAATCTTACTCTCGAAGCAGTTTCTAATTATCACCTACGTCTACTCGGTTCATTAGAAAAGCCTTTTGATGAATCGCTCGTCGCCTTTATGGTGCGACGCATAAAAAATTCAATGCCCAATGTGTCTTCTCAGGTTCCTTTGTTGCGCAGAAAAGATGTGCTTGAGGCGCTGCGCGCTCGTCAAATGGTTAATTATTATCAACCGCAAGTTAGCTCTATTGATAACCGAGTGGTTGGCTTTGAGTGCTTGGCGCGATTAAATTTAAATGGCGAGGGCTTAATCGGTGCGAACCGTTTTATTGCGGTGGCCGAACGATTCCAGTTAATGGATTTAATTCTCGACTGCCAAATGGAGAATCTCGGTCAAGATTTGGCAAACCTCAAAGACTTGGTTGGCAATGACTGTCGCTTTTCTATTAACTTGTCTGCTCAACAGCTATACAACGATACGCTGCCAGAGTACTTAGCCGATTTGGCGGAAAACTATGCTGTTCCACTCGATTGCCTACGATTAGAAGTGCCAGAAAACCAGGCGATAATGGAAGATAAGCAGCTTAAAAATATTCACCGTTTAAGCATTAATGGTTTTAATTTATCGCTTGATAATTACGGGCAGGGCTACGCTAACCTCAGGCAAATTACGCGCATGCCGTTTAGCGCGGTGAAGTTGAATGCCCAAATGACTGAGGGTATTCACAACGATAAAATTATGCGCCTTATAGTTGAATCTATTCGGCTGCAAACTCAAATAGCGGGCATTGAATTGGTGGCGCTGGGTGTAGTGCAGCCAGAAGATTTACTGGCATTAGCAGATATAAATGTAGATGCGTATCAAGGGCGTTTATTTTGCCCTAGTAAATCTGCAGAAGAGTTGCAGGCGTGGGTGCCCAGCTGGTACGAATCGCAAACCATTAGGCCTTGGTGCTAG